In Drosophila kikkawai strain 14028-0561.14 unplaced genomic scaffold, DkikHiC1v2 scaffold_223, whole genome shotgun sequence, the following proteins share a genomic window:
- the LOC138929484 gene encoding uncharacterized protein, whose protein sequence is MSKTNRDSTESPSDYFYKMLALGKKGNLVVVENEPAATGESRKLEPRYRGPYIVVKVLGNDRYVIEDIPGIQITGRKYSSVYSSDKIKPWCSNVPELDVPDDDEDRIEDDPNAGLAELSRVSRSGSDGEPLDSNGLASRS, encoded by the exons atgtcaaaaacgAATAGAGATTCCACCGAGTCACCATCAGATTATTTCTACAAGATGCTCGCTTTGGGTAAAAAGG GTAACCTTGTAGTCGTTGAAAATGAACCAGCTGCTACAGGCGAGTCGCGAAAGCTCGAACCACGCTATCGAGGACCATATATCGTCGTCAAGGTCCTTGGAAACGATCGTTATGTAATCGAAGACATCCCAGGTATTCAGATTACAGGACGTAAATACAGTTCTGTCTATTCCTCGGATAAAATCAAGCCGTGGTGCTCCAACGTCCCTGAGTTGGATGTTCCCGACGATGACGAGGATCGAATCGAGGACGATCCGAATGCAGGATTGGCCGAGCTGTCACGAGTGTCACGATCCGGTTCCGATGGAGAACCATTAGACAGCAACGGTCTGGCATCTCGGAGTTAG